One part of the Microlunatus elymi genome encodes these proteins:
- the sppA gene encoding signal peptide peptidase SppA — MEKKPLVLEIDLSLGLQDATPQDPLTALRARNTPRLSHIISGLRHAAGDDEVVALIMHLTPMIKAAEADELAIALRSFRDAGKKVIAWSESFGELGPGTLPYYLATVADEIWMQPSGTLGLQGIGLEVATIRGVLDKIGAEPQIGQRQEYKTAAEMYTATEISEPNREMTGRMCASITEQVINATAQARLLTPEQVAEAMSVAPLAAEDALQRNLIDHLGYRDDVYRSVRDSYGGRDDDEQEEPQLRLLFAHRYARSLPKQAVSMAKRRRSPIIAVVNVNGAIVTGRGHGQLPTQRPQAGSDLVAAALRSAADNDSVRAVVLRVDSPGGSYVASDAIRDAVLRVKKSGRPVIVSMGALAASGGYFVSMAADRIVALPSTLTGSIGVLGGKVVIKETLTKIGVTREAIGSRSATMFSSDRRFADDEWARVEGWLDAVYEDFTQKAADDRGLDYADLEAVARGRVWTGADAKERGLVDELGGLRTAVELACRRVGTDVDHVRVQQFPQLPMLARFKPAESTESLADAVISGPPPGLLETLTTALGVQQAGVLSLPWRFRFS, encoded by the coding sequence ATGGAGAAGAAGCCGCTTGTCCTCGAGATCGACCTCAGCCTCGGCCTGCAGGACGCCACTCCGCAGGATCCGTTGACGGCGCTGCGGGCGCGCAACACGCCCCGGCTCTCCCACATCATCTCCGGCCTACGGCATGCCGCCGGCGACGACGAGGTGGTGGCGTTGATCATGCACCTGACGCCGATGATCAAGGCGGCAGAGGCCGACGAACTGGCGATCGCGCTGCGTTCCTTCCGCGACGCCGGCAAGAAGGTGATCGCCTGGAGCGAGAGCTTCGGCGAGCTCGGGCCGGGCACCCTGCCGTACTACCTGGCGACGGTGGCCGACGAGATCTGGATGCAGCCCAGCGGAACGCTCGGGCTTCAGGGCATCGGGCTGGAGGTCGCCACCATTCGCGGCGTTCTGGACAAGATCGGCGCCGAGCCGCAGATCGGCCAGCGGCAGGAGTACAAGACCGCCGCCGAGATGTACACCGCGACCGAGATCAGTGAACCGAATCGGGAGATGACCGGTCGGATGTGCGCCTCGATCACCGAGCAGGTGATCAACGCGACCGCACAGGCTCGCCTGCTCACCCCCGAACAGGTCGCCGAGGCGATGTCGGTCGCTCCGTTGGCCGCCGAGGACGCGCTGCAGCGCAATCTGATCGATCACCTCGGCTACCGCGACGACGTCTATCGGTCGGTACGCGACTCGTACGGAGGTCGTGACGATGACGAGCAGGAAGAACCGCAACTCCGGCTGCTGTTCGCGCACCGGTACGCGCGTTCGCTGCCCAAGCAGGCGGTCAGCATGGCCAAGCGGCGGCGCAGTCCGATCATCGCCGTGGTCAACGTCAACGGCGCCATCGTCACCGGCCGCGGTCACGGCCAACTGCCGACGCAGCGACCGCAGGCCGGGTCCGATCTTGTCGCCGCCGCCCTCCGGTCGGCAGCCGACAACGACTCCGTCCGCGCGGTGGTGTTGCGGGTCGACAGCCCGGGCGGTTCGTACGTCGCCTCGGACGCGATCCGCGATGCGGTGCTGCGGGTGAAGAAGTCCGGCCGGCCGGTGATCGTGTCGATGGGCGCACTCGCGGCCTCCGGCGGCTACTTCGTGTCGATGGCCGCGGACCGGATCGTCGCCCTGCCGAGCACGCTGACCGGCTCCATCGGGGTGCTCGGCGGCAAGGTGGTGATCAAGGAAACCCTGACCAAGATCGGCGTCACTCGGGAGGCGATCGGCAGCCGTTCGGCGACCATGTTCTCCTCCGATCGCCGGTTCGCCGACGACGAGTGGGCACGCGTCGAGGGTTGGCTGGACGCCGTCTACGAGGACTTCACCCAAAAGGCGGCCGACGATCGCGGGCTCGACTACGCCGACCTCGAGGCCGTCGCCCGGGGCCGGGTGTGGACCGGGGCCGACGCCAAGGAACGCGGCCTGGTGGACGAGCTCGGCGGACTTCGTACCGCGGTCGAGTTGGCCTGCCGACGGGTCGGCACCGATGTTGATCATGTCCGGGTGCAGCAGTTCCCGCAGTTGCCGATGCTGGCTCGGTTCAAGCCGGCCGAATCGACCGAGTCGCTGGCCGATGCGGTGATCAGCGGGCCGCCGCCGGGACTGCTGGAGACGTTGACCACGGCGCTGGGTGTGCAGCAGGCCGGGGTGCTCTCACTGCCGTGGCGCTTCCGGTTCAGCTGA
- a CDS encoding helix-turn-helix domain-containing protein: MKSSSADPVRSSAPGAHGHEAARHSTPPRGILGLPDRLPYQVTRTQPSDELRWCIDRFWTSAWQIPPGRAVTARVLPHPTVNLTLESGELVITGVARGVFNRTLTGNDRVFGIKLRPGVARLLIDIEVGALSGQGQPAEAVMGLAAELAEQLRGCRRDRERIAVTEALFGSRLAGPSAELSLVQEAVAALTSDPDVRRVRDVTGQLGVSERTLQRLFADYLGLTPGWVLRRGRLHAAAERLIQLAASATSERTALADVAAEFGYADQAHLTNDFTKIIGLPPASWLSTLISEHPAG; encoded by the coding sequence GTGAAGAGCTCGTCAGCCGATCCGGTACGAAGTTCGGCCCCCGGAGCGCACGGGCACGAGGCAGCGCGCCACTCGACGCCGCCGCGCGGCATCCTCGGCCTGCCCGATCGGCTGCCGTATCAGGTCACGCGTACGCAGCCGAGCGATGAGCTGCGCTGGTGCATCGACCGGTTCTGGACCTCGGCCTGGCAGATCCCGCCGGGCCGGGCGGTGACCGCCCGGGTGCTGCCGCATCCGACCGTCAACCTGACCCTGGAGTCCGGCGAACTGGTGATCACCGGCGTTGCCCGCGGCGTCTTCAATCGGACCCTCACCGGGAACGACCGGGTCTTCGGCATCAAGCTCCGGCCCGGAGTCGCCCGGTTGCTGATCGATATCGAGGTCGGCGCTCTGTCCGGGCAGGGACAGCCCGCCGAGGCGGTGATGGGTCTGGCCGCCGAACTGGCCGAACAGTTGCGCGGCTGCCGTCGCGACCGGGAACGGATCGCCGTCACCGAAGCCTTGTTCGGTTCTCGGCTGGCCGGGCCGTCGGCGGAGCTGTCGTTGGTGCAGGAAGCCGTCGCCGCACTGACCAGCGATCCCGACGTCCGGCGAGTTCGCGACGTCACCGGGCAGCTCGGGGTCAGTGAGCGCACGCTGCAGCGGCTGTTCGCCGACTACCTCGGGCTCACGCCGGGCTGGGTGCTGCGCCGCGGCCGGTTGCACGCCGCCGCCGAGCGACTGATCCAGCTGGCCGCATCCGCGACCTCGGAGCGTACGGCGTTGGCCGACGTGGCCGCCGAGTTCGGCTACGCCGATCAGGCTCATCTGACCAACGACTTCACCAAGATCATCGGGCTGCCGCCGGCCAGCTGGCTCAGCACGCTGATCTCCGAACACCCCGCCGGCTGA
- the groES gene encoding co-chaperone GroES — protein MAVTIKPLEDRILVEPLEAEQTTASGLVIPDTAKEKPQEGKVLAIGPGRVDDSGKRIPVDVAENDVVIFSKYGGTEVRYDNKDLLLLNARDILAVVSK, from the coding sequence GTGGCAGTCACGATCAAGCCGCTCGAGGATCGCATCCTCGTTGAGCCGCTCGAGGCCGAGCAGACCACCGCTTCGGGCCTGGTCATTCCGGACACCGCCAAGGAGAAGCCGCAGGAGGGCAAGGTTCTGGCCATCGGCCCGGGCCGCGTCGACGACAGCGGCAAGCGGATCCCCGTCGACGTCGCCGAGAACGACGTGGTGATCTTCAGCAAGTACGGCGGCACCGAGGTTCGCTACGACAACAAGGACCTGCTGCTGCTGAACGCCCGCGACATCCTCGCTGTCGTCAGCAAGTGA
- the groL gene encoding chaperonin GroEL (60 kDa chaperone family; promotes refolding of misfolded polypeptides especially under stressful conditions; forms two stacked rings of heptamers to form a barrel-shaped 14mer; ends can be capped by GroES; misfolded proteins enter the barrel where they are refolded when GroES binds) — translation MPKILSFDEEARQALERGVDTLANTVKVTLGPKGRYVVIDKKWGAPTITNDGVTVAREVELDDPYENLGAQLAKEVATKTNDIAGDGTTTATVLAQAMVHEGLKAVAAGANPIGLKRGIDAAVEKVTERLRSDAREVQTTSDMASVATVSSRDEEIGSLIAEAFDKVGKDGVITVDESQTFGTELEFTEGMQFDKGYISQYFVTDADRQEAVLDDPYILIHQGKISSMNDLLPLLEKVIGQSGKLFIVAEDVDGEALSTLVVNKIKGTFTSVAVKAPAFGDRRKAMLEDIAILTGGTVVTSDVGLKLDQVGLDVLGRARRVVVTKDDTTIVDGAGNAEDVAGRVATLNAEIERTDSDWDREKLQERVAKLAGGVCVIKVGAATEVELKEKKHRIEDAVSATRAAIEEGIVAGGGAALVHAASALDGGLGLDKDEELGVGIVRRSVVEPLRWIAENGGQQGYVITSKVAELGPNEGYNAATDKYGDLIADGVIDPVKVTRSALANAASIASLLLTTETLVVDKPEDED, via the coding sequence ATGCCCAAGATCCTCTCTTTCGATGAGGAAGCACGTCAGGCGTTGGAGCGGGGCGTCGACACCCTGGCCAACACCGTCAAGGTGACGCTCGGCCCGAAGGGCCGCTACGTCGTCATCGACAAGAAGTGGGGCGCCCCGACCATCACCAACGACGGTGTCACCGTCGCCCGTGAGGTCGAGCTCGACGATCCGTACGAGAACCTCGGCGCGCAGTTGGCCAAGGAGGTCGCCACCAAGACCAACGACATCGCCGGTGACGGCACCACCACTGCGACCGTGCTGGCGCAGGCGATGGTGCACGAGGGCCTGAAGGCCGTCGCCGCCGGTGCCAATCCGATCGGCCTCAAGCGGGGCATCGACGCCGCAGTGGAGAAGGTCACTGAGCGGCTGCGTTCCGACGCCCGCGAGGTGCAGACCACCTCCGACATGGCATCGGTCGCCACGGTTTCCTCGCGTGACGAGGAGATCGGCTCGCTGATCGCCGAGGCGTTCGACAAGGTCGGCAAGGACGGTGTGATCACCGTCGACGAGTCGCAGACCTTCGGTACCGAACTCGAGTTCACCGAGGGCATGCAGTTCGACAAGGGCTACATCAGCCAGTACTTCGTCACCGACGCCGATCGCCAGGAAGCGGTGCTGGACGATCCGTACATCCTGATCCACCAGGGCAAGATCAGCTCGATGAACGATCTGCTGCCGCTGCTGGAGAAGGTCATCGGCCAGTCCGGCAAGTTGTTCATCGTGGCCGAGGACGTGGACGGCGAGGCGCTCTCCACCCTGGTGGTGAACAAGATCAAGGGCACCTTCACCTCGGTCGCGGTCAAGGCTCCGGCCTTCGGTGATCGTCGTAAGGCCATGCTCGAGGACATCGCCATCCTGACCGGCGGCACCGTCGTCACCTCCGACGTGGGCCTCAAGCTGGATCAGGTCGGTCTGGACGTTCTGGGCCGGGCTCGCCGGGTCGTCGTCACCAAGGACGACACCACCATCGTCGACGGCGCGGGTAACGCCGAGGACGTGGCCGGTCGGGTCGCCACCCTGAACGCCGAGATCGAGCGGACCGATTCCGACTGGGATCGGGAGAAGCTGCAGGAGCGGGTTGCCAAGCTCGCCGGCGGTGTCTGCGTGATCAAGGTCGGCGCGGCCACCGAGGTCGAACTGAAGGAGAAGAAGCACCGGATCGAGGACGCGGTCTCTGCGACCCGCGCCGCGATCGAGGAGGGCATCGTCGCCGGTGGCGGCGCGGCTCTGGTGCATGCTGCCTCCGCCCTCGACGGCGGCCTCGGCCTGGACAAGGACGAGGAGCTCGGTGTCGGCATCGTGCGCCGGTCCGTTGTCGAGCCGCTGCGCTGGATTGCCGAGAACGGCGGTCAGCAGGGCTACGTGATCACCTCCAAGGTTGCCGAGCTGGGCCCGAACGAGGGCTACAACGCGGCCACCGACAAGTACGGCGACCTGATCGCCGACGGTGTGATCGACCCGGTCAAGGTGACGCGTTCCGCGCTCGCCAACGCCGCCTCGATCGCCTCCCTGCTGCTCACCACCGAGACCCTGGTGGTGGACAAGCCGGAGGACGAGGACTGA
- the uxaC gene encoding glucuronate isomerase produces the protein MTNTTTERPQATAKVRPLNPHPDRLLPADPGVRDLARAIYRSVAGAPIYSPHGHVDAAIIAENRPFGNPAELLITPDHYVTRLIHAHGIGLDQLGVKNPDADPREIWRLFCAHWDVFAGTVVRYWFESELNEVFGITVTPGAQTADQIYDQLSEQLSRADFRPRELFDRFNISVLATTDDPADDLAPHRALAADSSFGGAVIPTFRADRYMSPNLPGWKDALSALATTSGIDTESYAGLIDALRARRAYFKECGATATDTGILDSIAEPLPSAELERIHRAGLAGTATEDDATAYRRNMLYEFAAMSAEDGLVMQLHSGVRRNHHDASFAKYGPDTGHDLPGACDYTNGLRKLLNDFGTNPTFRIVLFTTDEATISQQIAPLAGFYPSVYVGAPWWFIDTPAAITRFRAAATDSAGFNKTSGFIDDTRAYCSIPARHDMSRRVDAAFLANLVATHQLGEDEAHEIAADLVARIPISTFRLDSYAK, from the coding sequence ATGACCAACACCACCACGGAACGCCCGCAGGCAACCGCGAAGGTGAGGCCGCTGAATCCCCATCCGGATCGACTGCTGCCGGCGGACCCGGGCGTTCGTGATCTTGCTCGGGCGATCTACCGGAGCGTGGCCGGTGCGCCGATCTACTCGCCGCACGGTCACGTCGATGCCGCGATCATCGCGGAGAACCGACCCTTCGGCAATCCGGCCGAATTGTTGATCACTCCCGATCACTACGTCACCCGGCTGATCCATGCGCACGGGATCGGTCTTGATCAACTCGGGGTGAAGAATCCGGACGCGGATCCGCGGGAGATCTGGCGTTTGTTCTGTGCTCATTGGGATGTCTTCGCAGGCACGGTGGTTCGCTACTGGTTCGAGAGCGAGCTGAACGAGGTCTTCGGCATCACCGTCACGCCCGGTGCACAGACCGCCGATCAGATCTACGACCAGTTGTCCGAGCAGTTGTCCCGGGCCGACTTCCGGCCGCGCGAACTGTTCGACCGGTTCAACATCTCGGTGCTGGCGACCACCGACGACCCGGCAGATGATCTTGCTCCGCACCGGGCACTGGCCGCGGACTCGAGCTTCGGCGGTGCGGTGATCCCGACCTTCCGGGCCGATCGCTACATGAGCCCGAATCTGCCGGGCTGGAAGGATGCGCTGTCCGCGTTGGCCACGACCTCGGGCATCGATACCGAGTCGTACGCGGGTTTGATCGACGCGCTGCGGGCCCGCCGGGCGTACTTCAAGGAGTGCGGCGCGACCGCCACCGACACCGGCATCCTGGACTCGATCGCCGAGCCGCTACCGTCCGCGGAGCTGGAGCGGATCCATCGGGCCGGGCTGGCCGGCACCGCGACCGAGGACGACGCCACCGCGTACCGAAGGAACATGCTGTATGAGTTCGCGGCGATGTCGGCCGAGGACGGGCTGGTGATGCAGCTGCACTCCGGCGTACGGCGTAACCATCACGACGCCTCGTTCGCCAAGTACGGTCCTGACACCGGTCATGACCTGCCGGGCGCGTGCGACTACACCAACGGGCTGCGGAAGCTGCTGAACGACTTCGGTACGAATCCGACCTTCCGGATCGTGTTGTTCACCACCGACGAGGCGACCATCAGCCAGCAGATCGCGCCGCTCGCCGGCTTCTACCCCAGCGTGTACGTGGGTGCACCGTGGTGGTTCATCGACACCCCGGCCGCGATCACCCGCTTCCGCGCAGCCGCGACCGACAGCGCCGGCTTCAACAAGACGTCCGGCTTCATCGACGACACCCGTGCCTACTGCTCGATCCCGGCCCGGCACGACATGTCCCGCCGGGTGGACGCCGCATTCCTGGCCAACCTGGTCGCCACTCACCAGCTCGGCGAGGACGAAGCGCACGAGATCGCCGCCGACCTGGTCGCGCGGATCCCGATCAGCACCTTCCGGCTGGACTCGTATGCGAAATGA
- a CDS encoding LacI family DNA-binding transcriptional regulator: protein MWLSVLVTSTGTPAGAAGAGDSHDVPDPDRTVTIHDVAAKAGVAASTVSRALNNPGRVNATTRERVQRIAAELNYVPSSQARALSSGRTKTVAVLVPDITNPFYFDLIRGTQHQLKAAGYTQVLLDTEESGDQELASLERLRKTCDGVVLSASRLSDEQVIAASRIQPLVTINRNVAGVPSVLVETPIGIAQAVDHLVSLGHRKICYVSGPPTSFSNRWRWRALNEAIRSRRRPGSPEVEALRVGPFSPKTVSGPAAADAVLNSGATACIAYNDLLAIGMLRRFADRKVAVPGDISIVGCDDIFGSDFCDPPLTTMTAPIEQAGRAAITMLLGLLNPTTTGQQPRQMGRRRVMLPTHLTIRSTTGPVRESTEGPA from the coding sequence ATGTGGTTGTCTGTGCTCGTGACCTCGACGGGCACCCCTGCCGGCGCCGCTGGAGCCGGCGACTCCCACGACGTCCCGGACCCCGACCGTACGGTGACCATCCACGACGTCGCCGCCAAGGCCGGCGTCGCGGCGTCGACGGTGTCGCGCGCGCTGAACAATCCCGGCCGGGTCAATGCGACCACCCGGGAACGGGTGCAACGGATCGCGGCCGAGCTCAACTACGTACCGAGCAGCCAGGCCCGGGCCCTCTCGTCCGGCCGGACGAAGACCGTCGCGGTGTTGGTGCCCGACATCACCAACCCGTTCTACTTCGACCTGATCCGCGGCACCCAGCATCAGTTGAAGGCGGCCGGCTACACCCAGGTGTTGCTGGACACCGAGGAGTCCGGCGACCAGGAACTCGCCTCTCTGGAGCGGCTGCGCAAGACCTGTGACGGGGTGGTGTTGTCGGCGTCCCGGCTGAGCGACGAGCAGGTCATCGCCGCCTCCCGGATCCAGCCGCTGGTGACCATCAACCGCAACGTCGCCGGGGTGCCGAGCGTGCTGGTGGAGACCCCGATCGGCATCGCCCAGGCGGTGGATCACCTGGTCTCGTTGGGGCATCGCAAGATCTGCTACGTGTCCGGTCCGCCCACCTCGTTCTCCAACCGGTGGCGCTGGCGGGCGCTGAACGAGGCCATCCGGTCCCGCCGACGGCCCGGCTCGCCGGAGGTCGAGGCACTGCGCGTCGGCCCGTTCTCGCCGAAGACGGTGTCCGGTCCGGCCGCCGCCGACGCCGTCCTGAACTCGGGTGCGACCGCCTGCATCGCGTACAACGATCTGCTGGCGATCGGCATGCTGCGCCGGTTCGCGGACCGTAAGGTCGCGGTGCCGGGCGACATCAGCATCGTCGGCTGCGACGACATCTTCGGCTCCGACTTCTGCGATCCGCCGCTGACCACGATGACCGCTCCGATCGAGCAGGCAGGGCGGGCAGCGATCACCATGCTGCTCGGCCTGCTGAACCCCACGACGACCGGCCAGCAGCCCCGCCAGATGGGCCGGCGCCGGGTGATGCTGCCCACGCATCTGACGATCCGGTCGACGACCGGACCCGTACGAGAATCCACGGAAGGACCCGCGTAG
- the guaB gene encoding IMP dehydrogenase, producing MSPAGVPGPFATLGLTFDDVLLQPAESDVIPSQVDTRAQVSKNISIKIPLLSSPMDTVTEARMAIAIAREGGLGVLHRNMPLEDQARQVDQVKRSEAGMIDEPITISPDATLREADELCGHFRISGVPVVDADGHLLGIVTNRDMRFETDPEKKVGAVMTKMPLVTGRVGISKDDALKLLAQNKIEKLPLVDEQGRLKGLITLKDFVKSDQYPNASKDDQGRLRVAAAVGFFGDAWQRAMALVEEGVDMLIVDTAHGHSQAVHDMVRKLKTEPLADHVDIVGGNVATYAGAKALVEAGVDGVKVGVGPGSICTTRVVAGVGVPQVTAIYNAARAAKPAGVPVIGDGGLQYSGDIAKALVAGADTVMLGSLLAGCDESPGDLVFINGKQFKSYRGMASLPALSGRGRKGSYSKDRYFQSDVKAEDKLVPEGIEGQVPYRGPVGAVAYQLIGGLRQSMFYTGATTIGELQQRGSFVRITSAGLRESHPHDIQMTVEAPNYSGTN from the coding sequence CTGTCACCCGCCGGGGTTCCCGGCCCGTTCGCCACCCTCGGTCTCACTTTCGACGACGTCCTGCTGCAGCCGGCCGAGTCCGACGTGATCCCGTCCCAGGTGGACACCCGGGCGCAGGTGTCGAAGAACATCTCGATCAAGATCCCGCTGTTGTCCTCGCCGATGGACACCGTGACCGAGGCTCGGATGGCGATCGCCATCGCCCGTGAGGGCGGCCTGGGCGTGCTGCACCGCAACATGCCGCTGGAGGATCAGGCCCGTCAGGTCGACCAGGTCAAGCGGTCCGAGGCCGGGATGATCGACGAGCCGATCACCATCTCGCCGGACGCGACGCTGCGCGAGGCGGACGAGTTGTGCGGCCACTTCCGCATCTCCGGTGTCCCGGTGGTGGACGCCGACGGCCATCTGCTCGGCATCGTCACCAACCGGGACATGCGCTTCGAGACCGACCCGGAGAAGAAGGTCGGCGCGGTGATGACCAAGATGCCGCTGGTCACCGGCCGGGTCGGCATCAGCAAGGACGACGCGCTCAAGCTGCTGGCGCAGAACAAGATCGAGAAGCTGCCGCTGGTCGACGAGCAGGGCCGGCTCAAGGGCCTGATCACGCTGAAGGACTTCGTCAAGTCCGACCAGTACCCGAACGCCTCCAAGGATGATCAAGGCCGGCTCCGGGTTGCGGCCGCGGTCGGCTTCTTCGGTGATGCCTGGCAGCGGGCGATGGCGCTGGTCGAGGAGGGTGTCGACATGCTGATCGTCGACACCGCACACGGCCACTCCCAGGCGGTGCACGACATGGTCCGCAAGCTGAAGACCGAGCCGTTGGCCGATCACGTCGACATCGTCGGCGGCAACGTCGCCACCTACGCCGGTGCCAAGGCGCTGGTCGAGGCTGGAGTCGACGGCGTCAAGGTCGGCGTCGGGCCGGGTTCGATCTGCACCACCCGGGTGGTGGCCGGTGTCGGCGTGCCGCAGGTGACCGCGATCTACAACGCCGCCCGCGCGGCCAAGCCGGCCGGTGTTCCGGTGATCGGCGACGGCGGCCTGCAGTATTCCGGGGACATCGCCAAGGCGCTGGTGGCCGGCGCCGACACGGTGATGCTCGGTTCGCTGCTCGCCGGTTGTGACGAGAGCCCGGGCGATCTGGTCTTCATCAACGGCAAGCAGTTCAAGTCCTACCGCGGGATGGCCTCGCTGCCCGCGCTGTCGGGTCGCGGCCGGAAGGGCTCCTACTCCAAGGACCGCTACTTCCAGAGCGACGTGAAGGCCGAGGACAAGCTGGTCCCCGAAGGCATCGAGGGCCAGGTGCCCTATCGCGGCCCGGTCGGTGCCGTCGCCTACCAGCTGATCGGCGGACTGCGGCAGTCGATGTTCTACACCGGCGCGACCACCATCGGTGAGCTGCAGCAGCGGGGCAGCTTCGTACGGATCACCTCGGCCGGGCTGCGCGAGTCGCACCCGCACGACATCCAGATGACCGTCGAGGCGCCCAACTACTCCGGCACCAACTGA
- a CDS encoding GuaB3 family IMP dehydrogenase-related protein — MYEIGRNKRAQQGFSFDDIAIVPSRRTRGLEEVNLTWRIDALTFEFPIIAAPMDSVMSPDTAITLGRLGGLGVLNLEGLWTRYEDPEPLLTEVAAIADPAEATRRMQQIYAQPIDPALITKRISQIREAGVPAAGSLSPQNTSEYAQAVVDSGVDFFVIRGTTVSAEHVSRAAEPLNLKQFIYDLDVPVIVGGCATYQAALHLMRTGAAGVLVGFGGGAAHTTRDVLGVAVPMASAVSDVAAARRDYLDESGGRYVHVIADGSVGRSGDIAKAIACGADAVMVGSPLARADEAPGHGFHWGAEAWHASLPRGERVQVGSVGSLEQILLGPSTVPDGTMNLVGALRRAMATTGYTEVKEFQRVEVIVG; from the coding sequence ATGTACGAAATCGGCCGCAACAAGCGGGCCCAGCAGGGTTTCTCCTTCGACGACATCGCGATCGTTCCGTCCCGGCGGACGCGAGGACTGGAGGAGGTCAACCTGACCTGGCGGATCGACGCCCTGACCTTCGAATTCCCGATCATCGCCGCCCCGATGGATTCGGTGATGTCCCCGGACACCGCGATCACGCTCGGCCGGCTCGGCGGACTCGGGGTGCTCAATCTGGAAGGGCTGTGGACGCGGTACGAGGATCCCGAGCCGCTGCTGACCGAGGTCGCGGCGATCGCCGATCCGGCCGAGGCGACCCGGCGGATGCAGCAGATCTACGCCCAGCCGATCGACCCGGCACTGATCACCAAACGGATCTCCCAGATCCGGGAGGCCGGCGTCCCGGCCGCCGGTTCGCTGTCGCCGCAGAACACCAGCGAGTACGCCCAGGCGGTGGTCGACTCCGGCGTCGACTTCTTCGTCATCCGCGGCACCACGGTCTCGGCCGAGCACGTTTCCCGCGCCGCCGAGCCGCTGAACCTGAAACAGTTCATCTACGACCTCGACGTGCCGGTGATCGTCGGCGGCTGCGCCACCTATCAGGCCGCCCTGCACCTGATGCGGACCGGCGCCGCCGGCGTACTGGTCGGCTTCGGCGGGGGAGCGGCGCACACCACCCGGGACGTGCTCGGGGTGGCGGTGCCGATGGCGTCCGCGGTTTCCGATGTGGCGGCCGCCCGGCGCGACTACCTGGACGAGTCCGGCGGTCGCTACGTCCATGTGATCGCCGACGGTTCGGTCGGCCGGTCCGGCGACATCGCCAAGGCGATCGCCTGCGGCGCCGACGCGGTGATGGTCGGCTCCCCGCTGGCCCGCGCCGACGAGGCACCCGGCCACGGCTTCCACTGGGGCGCCGAGGCCTGGCACGCGTCGCTGCCGCGCGGTGAACGGGTCCAGGTCGGTTCGGTCGGCTCCCTGGAGCAGATCCTGCTCGGCCCGTCCACGGTTCCCGACGGCACCATGAACCTGGTCGGTGCGTTGCGCCGGGCCATGGCGACCACCGGCTACACCGAAGTCAAGGAATTCCAGCGGGTCGAGGTCATCGTCGGCTGA
- a CDS encoding pyridoxal-phosphate dependent enzyme: MPEPIVTLDNVRDAADRLAGIAHRTPVLRSRTVDELVGSAVFFKCENLQRIGAFKFRGAYNAISRLAPEQLRRGVAAFSSGNHAQGVALAARELNSSAVILMPDDTPESKVAATRGYGAEIVSYDRYSQDRSELGAALAAERGLTLIPPYDHPDVIAGQGTAALELLDEVPELDALVVPVGGGGLIAGSGVAATGVRPGIRIIGVEPEAGNDTELSLAAGHRVRVPVARTIADGQAAETPGELTFEINRRLVSDIALVSDEEILAALRLFFERMKLVVEPSGATGLAALLARRIGPLPDRIGVIISGGNIGADRFAELLG, translated from the coding sequence GTGCCCGAGCCGATCGTGACCCTGGACAACGTCCGCGATGCCGCCGATCGTCTGGCCGGCATCGCTCACCGGACACCGGTGCTGCGCTCGCGGACGGTCGACGAACTCGTCGGGTCGGCCGTCTTCTTCAAGTGCGAGAACCTGCAGCGGATCGGCGCGTTCAAGTTTCGCGGCGCCTACAACGCCATCTCCCGGTTGGCGCCGGAGCAACTACGGCGCGGTGTCGCCGCGTTCTCCTCCGGGAACCACGCCCAGGGCGTCGCGCTGGCCGCGCGGGAGTTGAACAGCAGTGCGGTCATCCTGATGCCCGACGACACGCCGGAGTCGAAGGTGGCGGCGACCCGCGGGTACGGCGCCGAGATCGTCAGCTACGACCGGTACAGCCAGGACCGGTCCGAGCTGGGTGCAGCACTGGCCGCCGAGCGCGGATTGACGTTGATCCCGCCGTACGACCATCCGGACGTGATCGCCGGTCAGGGCACGGCCGCGCTTGAGCTGCTGGACGAGGTGCCCGAGCTGGACGCGCTGGTGGTCCCGGTCGGCGGCGGTGGACTGATCGCCGGCAGCGGGGTTGCCGCAACGGGAGTCCGGCCGGGGATTCGGATCATCGGCGTCGAGCCGGAGGCGGGCAACGACACCGAGCTGTCGCTGGCGGCGGGGCATCGCGTCCGGGTGCCGGTGGCTCGGACGATTGCCGACGGTCAGGCCGCCGAGACGCCCGGCGAACTGACCTTCGAGATCAACCGGCGGCTGGTCTCCGACATCGCCCTGGTCAGCGACGAGGAGATCCTGGCCGCGCTGCGGTTGTTCTTCGAACGGATGAAGCTGGTGGTCGAACCGAGCGGCGCCACCGGTCTGGCCGCCCTGCTCGCCCGCCGCATCGGCCCGCTGCCGGATCGGATCGGGGTAATCATCTCCGGCGGCAACATCGGTGCCGACCGATTCGCCGAACTCCTCGGCTGA